Proteins encoded together in one Festucalex cinctus isolate MCC-2025b chromosome 8, RoL_Fcin_1.0, whole genome shotgun sequence window:
- the LOC144024537 gene encoding unconventional myosin-VIIa-like isoform X10, which produces MYKRRDHVDLYEKDQAKWALLRNVNTVVKQSTLLPGDYVWLDLKSGREFEVPIGAVVKLCDSGQIQVVDDEGNEHWISPQNATNIKPMHPTSIHGVEDMIRLGDLNEAGILRNLLIRYSEKLIYTYTGSILVAINPYQLLPIYTADQIRLYTNKKIGEMPPHIFAIADNCYFNMQRNNRDQCCIISGESGAGKTESTKLILQFLAAISGQHSWIEQQVLEANPILEAFGNAKTIRNDNSSRFGKYIDIHFNKRGAIEGAKIEQYLLEKSRVCRQAQDERNYHIFYCMLKGMAADEKKKLGLSKATDYTYLTIGKCTVCDGRDDMKEYSNIRSAMKVLMFTDKENWEICKLLASILHMGNLRYEARTYDNLDACEVVRSPHLSTTSTLLEVDGKDLMNCLTSRTLITRGETVSTPLSMEQAVDVRDAFVKGIYGRLFVWIVEKINAAIYKPSSSHSKVVRRSIGLLDIFGFENFTVNSFEQLCINFANENLQQFFVRHVFKLEQEEYNLENINWQHIEFTDNQDALDMIAIKPMNIISLIDEESRFPKGTDSTMLNKLNFQHKVNSNYIPPKNNHETQFGIQHFAGVVYYETRGFLEKNRDTLYGDIIQLVHSSKNKFIKQIFQADVAMGAETRKRSPTLSSQFKKSLELLMRTLSVCQPFFVRCIKPNEHKKPMLFDRDLCVRQLRYSGMMETIRIRRAGYPIRYTFVEFVDRYRVLMPGVKPAYKQEDLRGTCQRIAEAVLGRDDDWQMGKTKIFLKDHHDMLLEIERDKAITDKVILIQKVVRGFKDRSNFLRMRKSAMLIQKTWRGYQCRKNYGAMRAGFSRLQALVRSRKLCASYHVARQRISGFQGRCRGFLVRRAFRHRLWAVIAIQAYTRGMIARRLYRRLRGEYRRRLEAEKMRLAEETKLRNQMSAKKAKAEAERKHQERLVQLAKEDAEREKKEKEEARRKKELVEQTERARLEPVNDSDMVDKMFGFLGTTSSFPGQEGQAPAGFEDLERSHRQLEEEDLDEALPLPEDEEEEDLSEYKFAKYAATYFQGSTTHTYVRRPLKQPLLFHEDEGEQLAALAVWITVLRFMGDLPEPKYHTAISDGSEKIPVMTKIYETLGKKTYKRELQALQGEGETPQSDSHRKNSIRHKLVSLTLKKKSKITEEVTKRLNDGEPGLHGNSMLEDRPTSNLEKLHFIIGNGILRPTLRDEIYCQICKQLSQNPSKSSHARGWILISLCVGCFAPSDKFLKYLRNFINSGPPGYAPYCEERLRRTFVNGTRTQPPSWLELQATKSKKPIMLPVTFMDGTTKTLLTDSATTAKELCNTLSDKISLNDRFGFSLYIALFDKVSSLGSGNDHVMDAVSQCEQYAKEQGAQERNAPWRLFFRKEIFTPWHCASDDTVATNLIYQQTVRGVKFGEYRCDRDDLAELASQQYYVDYGSEVLLERLLSLIPSYIPDREISTSRTVEKWAHFIMAAHKKGIYTQKRFDPQKVKEEVVDFARHKWPLLFSRFYEAFKFSGPSLPKNELIVAVNWTGVYFVDEQEQVLLELSFPEITAVSSSRGGKLQSQSFTLATIKGEEYTFTSNNAEDIRDLVVTFLEGLRNRSKFVVALQDSPNQNAEPSTFLSFQKGDLILLDQDTGEHVLNSGWAHGVNERTSQRGDFPADSVYVLPTMTRAQQDIVALVTMTPDQRQQSVRVSQLVLPDSEDSVKAYTLEEFSYDYFRPPPKHTLSRVMVTKNRGKDKLWSCTREPLKQPLLKKVLQHEELAQEACMAFVAVMKYMGDYPSKRTRSVNELTDQIFEGALKAEALKDEILCQIIKQLTDNHVKYSEEKGWELLWLCSGLFPPSNVLLPHVQRFLQSKKQHPLAADCMQRLHKALRNGSRKYPPHLVEVEAIQHKTTQIFHKVYFPDDTDEAFEVESSTKAKDFCQNISTRLLLKSPEGFSLFVKISDKVISVPEGDFFFDFVRHLTDWIKKSRPVKDGAVPSLTYQVFFMKKLWTSTVPGKDSFADSIFHYYQELPKYLRGYHKCSRDEVFQLAALIYRVKFEDDKSHFPAIPKTLRELLPHHLIRQMSPDDWKRSVVAFFNKQAGKSREEAKLMFLKIIYKWPTFGSAFFEVKQTTEPNYPEILLIAINKHGVSLIDPKSKDVLVTHPFTKISNWSSGNTYFHITIGNLVRGSKLLCETSLGYKMDDLLTSYISQMLTAMNKQRSDGTHTK; this is translated from the exons ATGTACAAACGTCGGGACCATGTGGATCTTTACGAGAAGGATCAGGCCAAATGGGCTCTGCTCCGAAACGTCAACACTGTGGTGAAACAAAGCACGCTGCTACCG GGCGACTACGTGTGGTTGGACCTGAAGAGTGGTCGGGAATTTGAGGTTCCCATTGGCGCAGTGGTCAAACTCTGTGACTCGGGACAGATCCAGGTCGTGGATGATGAAGGAAAT GAGCACTGGATCTCCCCCCAAAATGCCACCAACATCAAGCCCATGCATCCCACCTCCATCCATGGCGTGGAGGACATGATCCGCCTGGGGGACCTCAACGAGGCCGGCATCCTGCGCAACCTGCTCATCAGATACAGCGAGAAGCTCATCTAT ACATACACGGGTTCCATCCTGGTGGCCATCAACCCATATCAACTGCTTCCCATCTACACGGCAGACCAGATCCGCCTGTACACCAACAAGAAGATCGGTGAGATGCCTCCTCACATCTTTGCCATCGCAGACAACTGTTACTTCAACATGCAGAGGAACAACCGCGATCAGTGCTGCATCATCAG TGGGGAGTCCGGAGCGGGAAAGACTGAAAGCACCAAGCTGATCCTACAGTTCCTGGCAGCCATCAGCGGTCAACACTCGTGGATCGAGCAGCAGGTCCTGGAGGCCAATCCCATTCTGGAGG CCTTCGGAAACGCAAAGACCATTCGCAACGACAACTCGTCCCGCTTCGGCAAATACATCGACATCCACTTCAACAAGAGAGGAGCCATCGAGGGAGCCAAGATCGAACAGTACCTGCTGGAGAAGTCGCGAGTCTGTCGGCAG GCTCAGGATGAGAGGAACTACCACATCTTCTACTGCATGTTGAAGGGCATGGCGGCGGACGAGAAGAAGAAGCTGGGCCTCAGCAAGGCCACGGACTACACCTACCTCACCATA GGAAAGTGTACCGTATGTGACGGCCGCGATGATATGAAGGAATACTCCAACATCCGCTCGGCCATGAAG GTTCTGATGTTCACAGACAAAGAAAACTGGGAGATCTGCAAACTATTGGCCTCCATTTTACACATGGGCAACCTGCGCTATGAAG CGCGCACCTACGACAACCTGGACGCTTGCGAGGTCGTACGCAGTCCGCATCTTTCGACCACATCAACACTGCTGGAG GTGGACGGCAAGGACCTGATGAACTGCCTAACGAGCAGGACGTTGATCACCAGAGGAGAAACCGTGTCCACGCCACTCAGCATGGAACAAGCTGTGGACGTGCGAGACGCCTTCGTCAAG GGCATTTACGGCCGTCTCTTCGTGTGGATCGTGGAGAAGATCAACGCCGCCATCTACAAGCCTTCGTCCTCGCACAGCAAAGTCGTCAGGCGCTCCATCGGTCTGCTGGACATCTTTGGCTTTGAGAACTTCACCGTCAACAG TTTCGAGCAGCTGTGCATCAACTTCGCCAACGAGAACCTGCAGCAGTTCTTCGTGCGTCACGTGTTCAAACTGGAGCAGGAGGAGTACAACCTGGAGAACATCAACTGGCAGCACATCGAGTTCACCGACAACCAGGACGCCCTGGACATGATCGCCATCAAGCCCATGAACATCATCTCGCTCATCGACGAGGAGAGCCGATTCCCCAAG ggTACAGACAGCACCATGCTGAACAAACTCAACTTCCAGCACAAAGTCAACAGCAACTACATTCCACCCAAGAACAACCACGAGACTCAGTTTGGCATCCAGCACTTTGCCGGGGTGGTCTACTACGAAACCAGAG GCTTCCTTGAGAAGAACCGGGACACGTTATACGGTGACATCATCCAGCTGGTTCACTCGTCCAAGAACAAGTTCATCAAGCAGATTTTCCAGGCTGATGTTGCTATG GGGGCGGAAACCAGGAAGCGTTCTCCCACTCTCAGCAGTCAGTTCAAGAAATCTCTGGAGCTGCTGATGCGAACGTTGAGCGTCTGTCAGCCTTTTTTCGTCCGCTGCATCAAACCCAACGAGCACAAGAAGCCAATG CTGTTTGATCGGGATTTGTGCGTGCGCCAGCTGAGGTACTCGGGAATGATGGAGACCATTCGCATCCGCCGCGCCGGCTACCCCATCCGCTACACCTTTGTGGAGTTTGTGGACCGCTACCGCGTACTCATGCCTGGAGTCAAACCCGCCTACAAGCAG GAGGATCTGAGGGGAACCTGCCAGAGGATCGCAGAGGCCGTGCTCGGCCGAGACGACGACTGGCAGATGGGAAAGACCAAGATCTTCCTCAAG GATCATCATGACATGCTGCTCGAGATCGAGAGAGACAAAGCCATCACGGACAAAGTCATCCTCATACAGAAGGTGGTGCGAGGTTTCAAGGACAG ATCGAACTTCCTGAGGATGAGGAAGTCGGCTATGTTGATCCAGAAGACGTGGCGAGGATATCAGTGCAGAAAGAACTACGGCGCC ATGCGGGCGGGCTTTTCTCGTCTTCAGGCACTGGTGCGCTCCAGGAAACTGTGCGCGTCGTACCACGTGGCTCGCCAGCGCATCAGCGGCTTCCAGGGTCGATGCCGAGGCTTCCTGGTGCGCCGCGCCTTCAGACACCGACTGTGGGCCGTCATCGCCATCCAGGCGTACACCCGAGGGATGATTGCACGCAGGCTCTACCGCAGGCTCAGGGGCGAG TACCGAAGGAGGCTGGAAGCTGAGAAGATGCGTCTGGCGGAGGAGACCAAGCTGAGGAACCAGATGTCTGCCAAGAAAGCCAAGGCTGAAGCGGAACGCAAACATCAG GAGCGTCTAGTCCAGCTGGCCAAAGAGGACGCCGAGCGcgagaagaaggaaaaagaggaggcgaggaggaagAAGGAGCTGGTAGAGCAGACGGAGCGAGCCCGTTTGGAACCCGTCAACGACTCGGACATGGTAGACAAGATGTTCGGTTTCCTGGGGACCACCAGCTCCTTTCCTGGCCAAGAGGGACAAGCTCCTGCCGGCTTTGAG GACTTGGAGAGAAGCCACCGGCAGCTGGAAGAGGAGGACTTGGACGAGGCTCTTCCTTTGccagaggacgaggaggaggaggatttgTCGGAGTACAAGTTTGCCAAGTATGCCGCCACCTACTTCCAGGGAAGCACCACACATACGTACGTCCGGCGACCACTCAAGCAGCCGCTGCTTTTTCACGAGGATGAAGGAGAGCAGCTG GCGGCTTTGGCGGTGTGGATCACGGTGTTGAGGTTCATGGGAGACCTGCCCGAGCCCAAATACCACACAGCAATCAGCGATGGGAGCGAGAAGATTCCGGTCATGACCAAGATCTATGAGACCCTCGGGAAGAAGACGTATAAGAGGGAGCTGCAGGCTCTTcagggggagggggag ACTCCTCAATCTGACAGCCATCGCAAGAACAGCATTCGACACAAGCTGGTCTCTCTCACGCTGAAGAAAAAATCCAAGATCACTGAGGAG GTCACTAAGCGCCTGAATGATGGCGAGCCCggtctccatggcaacagcatgttggAAGACCGGCCAACATCAAACCTGGAGAAACTTCACTTCATCATCGGAAATGGCATCCTGAGGCCAACGctgag GGATGAGATCTACTGTCAGATCTGCAAACAGCTGAGTCAGAACCCATCCAAGAGCTCGCACGCTCGAGGTTGGATCCTCATCAGTTTGTGCGTCGGCTGCTTCGCACCATCCGACAAGTTCCTCAAG TATCTAAGGAACTTCATCAACAGTGGGCCACCAGGTTATGCTCCATACTGTGAAGAAAGGCTGAGAAGAACCTTCGTGAATGGCACCAGAACACAACCTCCATCCTGGCTGGAGCTACAG GCAACCAAGTCCAAGAAACCCATCATGCTTCCGGTGACGTTCATGGACGGAACCACCAAAACGCTGCTGACAGACTCGGCGACCACCGCCAAGGAGCTCTGCAACACATTATCCGACAAGATCAGTCTCAATGACCGATTCGGCTTCTCGCTCTACATCGCACTTTTCGATAAG GTGTCGTCTTTGGGCAGCGGGAACGACCACGTGATGGACGCCGTGTCGCAGTGCGAGCAGTACGCCAAGGAGCAGGGAGCCCAGGAGAGGAACGCCCCCTGGAGGCTCTTCTTCAGGAAAGAGATCTTCACGCCGTGGCACTGCGCCTCTGACGACACAGTTGCCACCAATCTCATCTACCAGCAAACCGTCAGGGGCGTCAAATTTGGAGAGTACCGCTGTGACCGG GACGACCTAGCGGAACTGGCGTCCCAGCAGTACTATGTGGATTATGGCTCAGAGGTCCTGCTGGAGCGCCTGCTGAGTCTCATCCCGTCCTACATCCCTGATCGAGAGATCAGCACATCCCGAACGGTGGAGAAGTGGGCTCACTTCATCATGGCGGCACACAAAAAG GGCATATACACCCAGAAGAGGTTTGATCCCCAGAAAGTGAAAGAGGAAGTGGTGGACTTTGCTCGCCACAAGTGGCCTCTGCTCTTCTCTCGATTCTATGAAGCCTTCAAGTTCTCTG GTCCAAGTTTACCCAAAAATGAACTCATCGTCGCCGTCAACTGGACCGGCGTTTACTTTGTGGATGAACAGGAACAAGTCCTGCTGGAACTCTCCTTCCCAGAAATCACCGCTGTGTCCAGCAGCAG GGGGGGGAAGTTGCAAAGTCAGAGCTTCACCCTGGCCACCATCAAAGGAGAAGAGTATACCTTCACCTCCAACAATGCCGAGGATATCCGTGACCTGGTGGTGACCTTCTTGGAAGGTCTGAGGAACAGGTCCAAGTTTGTGGTGGCACTACAGGACAGTCCGAACCAGA ATGCTGAACCATCCACGTTCCTGAGTTTCCAGAAGGGAGACCTGATCCTGCTGGACCAGGACACCGGCGAGCATGTTCTTAACTCGGGTTGGGCGCATGGCGTCAATGAGAGGACCAGTCAGAGAGGAGACTTCCCGGCAGACTCGGTCTACGTCTTGCCCACCATGACGCGAGCGCAGCAGGACATTGTG GCGCTGGTGACCATGACGCCGGATCAGAGGCAGCAGTCGGTGAGGGTATCACAGCTTGTTCTGCCTGACAGTGAGGACTCCGTCAAAGCGTACACGCTGGAGGAATTCTCGTATGATTACTTTAG GCCTCCCCCCAAACACACTCTGAGCAGGGTGATGGTGACCAAGAATCGAGGCAAGGACAAATTGTGGAGCTGCACCAGGGAGCCTCTCAAACAGCCACTTCTCAAGAAGGTGCTCCAACACGAGGAGCTCGCTCAGGAGGCCTGCATGGCCTTTGTTG CTGTGATGAAGTACATGGGCGACTACCCATCCAAGCGCACGCGCTCGGTCAACGAGTTGACGGACCAGATCTTCGAGGGCGCGCTCAAGGCCGAAGCCCTGAAGGACGAGATTTTATGCCAGATCATCAAGCAGCTAACAGACAACCACGTCAA GTACAGCGAGGAGAAAGGTTGGGAGCTCCTGTGGCTGTGCAGCGGCCTCTTTCCTCCCAGCAACGTGCTGCTGCCGCATGTCCAGCGCTTCTTGCAGTCCAAAAAACAGCACCCGCTCGCCGCCGACTGCATGCAGCGGCTGCACAAAGCCTTACG AAACGGGTCCAGGAAGTACCCCCCTCATCTGGTGGAAGTGGAGGCCATCCAGCACAAGACCACGCAGATCTTCCACAAGGTTTACTTCCCCGACGACACGGACGAG gcctttgaGGTGGAGTCCAGCACCAAAGCCAAGGACTTCTGTCAGAACATCTCCACCAGACTGCTGCTCAAATCGCCAGAAGGCTTCAGCCTCTTTGTCAAGATCTCCGACAAG GTGATCAGTGTTCCGGAGGGAGACTTCTTCTTTGACTTTGTCCGGCATCTGACTGACTGGATCAAGAAATCGCGGCCAGTGAAAGACG GAGCGGTTCCCTCTCTGACCTATCAGGTGTTCTTCATGAAGAAGTTGTGGACCAGCACCGTTCCGGGGAAGGACTCGTTCGCCGACTCCATCTTCCACTACTACCAG GAGCTTCCCAAATACCTGCGTGGATACCACAAGTGTTCCCGGGACGAAGTCTTCCAGCTGGCGGCGCTCATCTACCGTGTCAAGTTTGAGGACGACAAGTCCCACTTTCCCGCCATTCCCAAGACGCTGCGCGAGCTGCTCCCTCACCATCTCATCCGACAAATGTCCCCGGACGACTGGAAGAGG TCCGTGGTGGCCTTCTTCAACAAGCAAGCCGGCAAATCCAGAGAAGAAGCCAAGCTGATGTTTCTTAAAATCATCTACAAATGGCCGACATTTGGCTCCGCCTTCTTTGAAGTCAAG CAAACCACGGAGCCAAACTACCCGGAGATCCTCCTGATCGCCATCAACAAACATGGCGTCAGCCTCATCGACCCGAAGAGCAAG GACGTTCTGGTCACACATCCCTTCACCAAAATCTCCAACTGGAGCAGCGGGAACACGTACTTCCACATCACCATCGGAAACCTCGTCAGGGGAAGCAAACTCCTCTGCGAGACCTCCCTG GGCTACAAGATGGACGACCTGCTGACATCATACATCAGCCAGATGTTGACCGCCATGAACAAGCAGCGGTCCGATGGCACGCACACCAAGTGA